From a region of the Alnus glutinosa chromosome 1, dhAlnGlut1.1, whole genome shotgun sequence genome:
- the LOC133858358 gene encoding large ribosomal subunit protein eL21x/eL21w-like: MERAKKYITLSIERQCSESEDRELSTTPAGHGLRSRTRDLFARPFRKKGYIPLSTYLRTYKIGDYIDVKVNGAVHKGMPHKFYHGRTGSILNVTKRAVGVEINKQVGNRIIKKRIHVRVEHIQPSMCREDFKLRRIQNDELKAGAKARGEKISTKRQPEGPKPGFMVAGATLETFTPIPYDVLLSSDFAVKDLGTLHYFLGIEVIPVKDGLLLSQKRYIQDLLSKTNMIEAKLVSSPMASSSTLYAFTGDPMEDPTLYGTVVGSLQYLSLTRPDLAFTVTL, from the exons ATGGAACG GGCAAAGAAGTACATAACATTGAGTATCGAGAGGCAGTGTAGCGAAAGCGAAGACAGAGAACTGAGCACAACGCCGGCGGGTCACGGGCTTCGATCGAGGACGAGGGATTTGTTCGCTCGCCCATTCAGGAAGAAGGGTTACATCCCGCTCTCTACATATCTGAGGACCTACAAGATTGGGGATTACATCGACGTCAAGGTTAACGGCGCCGTTCACAAGGGCATGCCCCACAAGTTCTACCATGGCCGCACCGGTAGCATTTTGAACGTCACCAAGCGTGCCGTTGGCGTCGAAATCAACAAGCAG GTTGGGAACAGGATAATCAAGAAGAGGATACATGTACGGGTGGAACATATTCAGCCATCAATGTGTAGGGAGGACTTCAAACTGAGAAGAATCCAGAATGATGAGCTGAAGGCAGGGGCAAAAGCTCGTGGAGAAAAAATCAGCACAAAGAGACAACCTGAAGGACCCAAGCCCGGGTTTATGGTTGCCGGTGCTACCCTGGAGACATTCACTCCCATTCCGTATGATGTG CTATTGAGCAGTGATTTTGCTGTTAAAGATCTCGGCACTTTACACTATTTTCTTGGCATTGAAGTTATACCAGTGAAGGATGGTCTCTTACTCTCTCAGAAGCGCTACATTCAGGATTTACTTTCCAAAACCAATATGATCGAAGCAAAACTAGTCTCATCTCCCATGGCATCTTCTTCGACATTATATGCTTTCACAGGTGATCCTATGGAAGACCCCACATTATATGGAACTGTTGTTGGTTCCCTTCAGTACTTATCTCTTACACGCCCAGACTTGGCGTTTACTGTAACTCTGTAA